CGTCGTCCTGGCCGGGTTCGCGGTGTACCCGGGCGTCGGATTCATCGGTGTGCTGTTCGCCGGACTGTGGCTGCTGATCGCGTACTTCCGCGCCGAGGTCCGCCGGCGTCAGGGGCCAACGCCGCCGGGCTGAGTCGCGATTCTTTCGGTACGCTGACCGCCGTGACGGAACGGACCCTGGTTCTGATCAAGCCCGACGGCGTCGAACGGCGGCTGATCGGTGAGATCATCAGCCGCATCGAGCGCAAGGGCCTCGCGATCGTGGCGCTCGAGCTGCGCAGCGTAAGCAAAGAGCTGGCCACGCAGCACTACGCCGAGCACGACGGTAAGCCGTTCTTCGAGTCGCTACTCGACTTCATCACGTCGGGACCGGTGGTGGCGGCGATCGTCGAGGGACCGCGCGCCATTGCGGCGTTTCGGCAGCTCGCCGGTGGTACCGACCCGGTGGAGAAGGCCACTCCGGGCACAATCCGTGGCGATTTCGGGCTGGAAACGCAGCTGAATCTGGTGCACGGATCCGATTCGGTCGATTCGGCCAAGCGCGAAATCGCGCTATGGTTTCCGGGCGCTTAGGGCCCTAGACCCCCACCCCGTGGCCGGGGTTCCAGGTCAGGCTCGTTTGGGCCCGCGGCGTGATGTGGGATACTGACTGCGGGTGAACGTCGCCGGACCGGCGTCAGACACTCGAATGAAGACTTAGACAAGCGCGACCATTGCCAGCTCGCGATGTTGCGCGGCATGTCAGGCCGACATTCAGCACGGCGCCGAGTGGGTTCAAGCCGAGTCCCTCGGAGCAAGACCATCACAAGTCCGGGAGAAGTGACCCGGGCACATAGCGAAGCCCTCGCGTGGCCGCGTCGACATGACGCGCCCGGGGGCTTGAGGAGAATACGTGATAGACGGTGACCAAACTTCAGGTCCTTCACCTACGCCGGCTCAGGAAGACCTGCCGGATCGTTTGAGAGTCCACTCCCTGGCACGAGCGCTGGGAACCACCAGCAAGCGGGTGGTCGACGCGCTCAGCGCGCTGGACGGACGCATCCGCAGCGCGCATTCCGGTGTGGACTACGAGGACGCGATTCGGGTGCGTGATCTGCTGTCGCCCCGGCCCCCGGAGAACTTCGTGGCCTTCAGCAGCGCCGAGGTCGGCTCACCCGGGACATCCGAGGCTCGGGTGACGGTCGAGAACACGATCGACCGCCCCGCGTACATGCCGCTGTTCGTGGCGCCACAGCCCGTCGCGACCGACGTTCAAGCCCGCGCTGACGACAGCACCGACACCGACGCCGACGACGATTCCGATGACGGTGACGACGACGAGGAACAGGCCGATCGGCCGGCTAACCGGCGCCGCCGCCGGGGCCGGCGCGGCCGCGGCCGCGGCCGTGGCGACCAGGGCGGGCCCGACCAGGACGACGACGGTGACGGCGAGCAGCGCGGCCAGAAATCCGCTGACTCGGACGACGACTCTGACGACCCCGACGACCAGGACTCGGATGACTCCGACGACGACAACGGCGCCGATGACGGTTCGCCGGACGCCGCCACCCGGCGCCGTCGCAGGCGTCGTCGTCGCAAGTCGGGTTCGGGTGACGACAACGACGACAGCTCCGCACCGGACGATCCGCCGAACACCGTGGTGCACGAGCGAGCGCCGCGCGGCAAGGGCGGCTCCTCCGACGACGGCAGGGGCAACAACGGCTCGAGCAATGCCGAGATCAAGGGCATCGATGGGTCGACGCGGCTAGAGGCCAAGCGGCAGCGCCGGCGCGACGGACGCGACGCCGGACGGCGCCGCCCGCCCGTGCTCACCGAGGCCGAATTCCTGGCGCGCCGCGAGGCCGTCGAACGGGTCATGGTGGTGCGCGACCGGGTTCGCACCGACCCGCCGCACCCGGGTGCGCGCTACACACAGATCGCCGTGCTCGAAGACGGCATCGTCGTCGAGCATTTCGTGACGTCGGCGGCGTCGGCGTCGCTGGTCGGCAACATCTACCTCGGCATCGTGCAGAACGTGCTGCCCTCGATGGAGGCGGCCTTCGTCGACATCGGTCGCGGCCGCAACGGCGTGTTGTACGCCGGCGAGGTCAACTGGGAGGCCGCGGGGCTGGGCGGGGCCGAGCGCAAGATCGAGAAGGCGCTCAAGCCAGGCGATTATGTCGTCGTCCAGGTCAGCAAGGACCCGGTCGGCCACAAGGGCGCACGGTTGACCACCCAGGTCTCGCTGGCCGGCCGCTACCTGGTTTATGTGCCGGGCGCGTCGTCGACCGGGATCAGCCGCAAGCTGCCCGACACCGAACGCCAGCGTCTCAAGGAGATCCTGCGTGAGGTGGTGCCGTCCAACGCCGGCGTGATCATCCGGACCGCGTCCGAGGGTGTCAAAGAGGAGGACATCCGCCACGATGTCACCCGCCTGCAGGAGCGGTGGGAGCAGATCGAGGCCAAGGCGGGCGAGACCAAAGGCAAGGCCGCCGGCGCGGCGGTCGCGCTCTACGAAGAGCCCGACGTGTTGGTCAAGGTCATCCGCGACTTGTTCAACGAGGACTTCGCCGGTCTCATCGTCTCCGGCGACGACGCGTGGAACACCATCAACGACTATGTGAATTCCGTTGCGCCCGATCTGGTTTCGAAGCTCACGAAATACGAGCCCCCGGCCGGAGCGGAAGGGCAGCCCGGGCCGGACGTCTTCGCGGTGCACCGCATTGACGAGCAGCTGACCAAGGCGATGGAGCGCAAGGTGTGGCTGCCTTCGGGCGGCACGCTGGTCATCGACCGGACCGAGGCAATGACGGTGGTCGACGTCAACACCGGCAAGTTCACCGGATCCGGCGGCAACCTCGAGCAGACGGTCACCAAGAACAACCTCGAGGCGGCCGAGGAGATCGTGCGTCAGCTGCGGCTGCGTGACATCGGCGGCATCGTGGTCATCGACTTCATCGACATGGTGCTCGAGTCCAACCGCGACCTGGTGCTGCGCCGGCTCACCGAGTCGCTGGCCCGGGACCGCACCCGCCACCAGGTGTCCGAGGTGACATCGCTCGGCCTGGTGCAATTGACCCGCAAG
The Mycobacterium sp. 050128 genome window above contains:
- a CDS encoding Rne/Rng family ribonuclease — encoded protein: MIDGDQTSGPSPTPAQEDLPDRLRVHSLARALGTTSKRVVDALSALDGRIRSAHSGVDYEDAIRVRDLLSPRPPENFVAFSSAEVGSPGTSEARVTVENTIDRPAYMPLFVAPQPVATDVQARADDSTDTDADDDSDDGDDDEEQADRPANRRRRRGRRGRGRGRGDQGGPDQDDDGDGEQRGQKSADSDDDSDDPDDQDSDDSDDDNGADDGSPDAATRRRRRRRRRKSGSGDDNDDSSAPDDPPNTVVHERAPRGKGGSSDDGRGNNGSSNAEIKGIDGSTRLEAKRQRRRDGRDAGRRRPPVLTEAEFLARREAVERVMVVRDRVRTDPPHPGARYTQIAVLEDGIVVEHFVTSAASASLVGNIYLGIVQNVLPSMEAAFVDIGRGRNGVLYAGEVNWEAAGLGGAERKIEKALKPGDYVVVQVSKDPVGHKGARLTTQVSLAGRYLVYVPGASSTGISRKLPDTERQRLKEILREVVPSNAGVIIRTASEGVKEEDIRHDVTRLQERWEQIEAKAGETKGKAAGAAVALYEEPDVLVKVIRDLFNEDFAGLIVSGDDAWNTINDYVNSVAPDLVSKLTKYEPPAGAEGQPGPDVFAVHRIDEQLTKAMERKVWLPSGGTLVIDRTEAMTVVDVNTGKFTGSGGNLEQTVTKNNLEAAEEIVRQLRLRDIGGIVVIDFIDMVLESNRDLVLRRLTESLARDRTRHQVSEVTSLGLVQLTRKRLGTGLIEAFSTSCPNCGGRGILLHADPVDSAPANGRKSESGGGRRGKRSKKNRSEEPADQPAVAKVPAHAPGEHPMFKAMATRDNGDADEAGEDVATEIDEQTQVEGPADLEDADSDAFEDDDTDQDTDDVDEEDSADEDLDDEDLDDDDEDLDDDEDLDLVDEDEDLDDDEDSDDDEDSDDENGSANGADADSGFGRPRRRRAAGRPAGPPIHAD
- the ndk gene encoding nucleoside-diphosphate kinase, whose translation is MTERTLVLIKPDGVERRLIGEIISRIERKGLAIVALELRSVSKELATQHYAEHDGKPFFESLLDFITSGPVVAAIVEGPRAIAAFRQLAGGTDPVEKATPGTIRGDFGLETQLNLVHGSDSVDSAKREIALWFPGA